A single window of Amyelois transitella isolate CPQ chromosome 17, ilAmyTran1.1, whole genome shotgun sequence DNA harbors:
- the LOC106134251 gene encoding twist-related protein-like — translation MNYESCDTSLPIKREQDLEYEDEEYFGYAPVGVERHAEAPAFAPSSPTLLMDLSNGHEQPVPPQWQTNGTFECQDRDYKPQLYSSYEQQYQRQAPRSFYFDDSNSQDKIRNYYENNELPKLVDAYQSSEDRSSENEEQKRSRKRSKSSRKKAQSFEELHIQRVMANVRERQRTQSLNDAFASLRQIIPSLPSDKLSKIQTLQLATQYIEFLYQILSNGEAGSNSEGSSDAGSEHGKYLAQDKLSYAFSVWRMEGEWTTNGQT, via the coding sequence ATGAACTATGAATCTTGTGACACATCTTTGCCAATCAAACGCGAGCAGGATCTCGAGTACGAAGATGAGGAATATTTCGGGTACGCGCCGGTGGGGGTAGAGCGGCACGCTGAAGCGCCCGCTTTTGCACCTTCCTCGCCGACACTCCTGATGGACCTCAGCAACGGCCACGAGCAACCAGTGCCGCCGCAGTGGCAGACGAACGGCACCTTCGAGTGTCAAGACCGGGATTATAAACCACAGCTGTACTCGTCATACGAACAACAGTACCAACGACAAGCTCCTAGAAGTTTCTATTTCGACGATTCAAACTCGCAGGACAAAATAAGAAACTACTACGAAAACAACGAACTACCGAAATTAGTTGATGCGTACCAGTCGTCAGAGGACCGAAGTTCTGAAAATGAGGAACAAAAGCGTTCGAGGAAGCGTTCTAAGTCTTCGCGGAAGAAGGCGCAGTCGTTTGAAGAGTTACACATTCAGCGAGTGATGGCTAACGTGCGGGAAAGACAGCGGACGCAGAGTCTGAACGATGCGTTCGCGAGTTTAAGACAAATCATACCATCTCTGCCGAGCGACAAGCTTTCGAAGATACAAACGCTCCAGCTGGCGACGCAGTACATTGAGTTTTTGTACCAAATCCTGTCGAACGGCGAGGCGGGTTCGAATAGCGAGGGCAGCAGTGACGCGGGGAGCGAACACGGTAAGTATTTGGCGCAGGACAAGCTGAGCTACGCTTTCTCCGTCTGGAGGATGGAAGGCGAGTGGACGACTAATGGTCAAACGTGA